A genomic segment from Cumulibacter soli encodes:
- a CDS encoding ABC transporter substrate-binding protein, whose translation MKFAIRAAVATTSLALLLTGCGNAPDKEPAATEELPTAIPLADDIDTEANFSWAYTQYTSSWDPTKSIGGGDVSFYVPVYDRLLDLNEDATVSPMLAEDFTAEGNTVTLHLRDGLTFSDGTPMDADAVKFNLERAAAPESTLLAEVAQFESATVIDPLTVEVTVSSGLGAYLTALAARAGMMISPDAVKSGAIENEPVGVGPYVVTSQTPGDKVEYEKTPGYWDPDAQHVASRTYYLMADDQTRYNALQSGEIDGAFLNPNQIDTAIAADLQVIAQPSTSFVYFMVNPTIEPFDDPEVRRALNYAVDRQAIADGLYEGYCSPGIQPWPESSPGYSESIGDGSDAFPHDPQQAQEILTEAGYTEPIEIQAVTTNVTQYQNLAEALQDQIKDAGFEMTIEPLPPTQVVEKFVLNQEADGNVNPYTGLGDPHGVLARNYLPGGTYSFGGQFDEATTQKTLEASGPVDPEERRAMYEELMQGMIDTPTHMLSLCQVHLAAAFGPQVSNVEQSFTGATDLRAVAISKE comes from the coding sequence TTGAAGTTTGCGATTCGCGCCGCAGTAGCAACAACCTCGCTCGCCCTACTGCTGACAGGGTGCGGCAATGCCCCCGACAAAGAGCCCGCCGCCACCGAAGAGTTACCCACCGCCATACCGTTGGCCGACGACATCGACACCGAGGCCAACTTCAGTTGGGCTTACACGCAGTACACCTCGAGCTGGGACCCGACCAAGAGCATCGGCGGCGGCGACGTCAGCTTCTACGTCCCGGTCTACGACCGGCTCTTGGACCTGAACGAAGACGCGACCGTCAGTCCGATGCTGGCCGAAGACTTCACCGCCGAGGGCAACACCGTCACCCTGCACTTACGGGACGGGTTGACCTTCTCTGACGGGACCCCGATGGACGCCGACGCGGTGAAGTTCAATTTAGAACGGGCGGCTGCACCGGAAAGCACGCTCCTGGCCGAGGTCGCGCAGTTCGAGTCGGCGACGGTGATCGATCCGCTCACCGTGGAGGTCACCGTGAGTTCCGGACTCGGCGCGTACCTCACCGCACTCGCGGCTCGCGCCGGAATGATGATCTCGCCTGATGCGGTGAAGTCGGGAGCGATCGAGAACGAGCCGGTAGGGGTCGGGCCGTACGTCGTGACCTCCCAAACTCCCGGGGACAAGGTGGAGTACGAGAAGACCCCCGGCTACTGGGATCCGGATGCGCAGCACGTGGCAAGCCGCACCTACTACCTCATGGCCGACGACCAAACGCGTTACAACGCGCTGCAGAGCGGTGAGATCGACGGCGCCTTCCTGAATCCAAATCAGATCGACACGGCAATCGCAGCCGACCTGCAGGTCATCGCGCAGCCAAGTACGTCGTTCGTCTATTTCATGGTGAACCCAACGATCGAACCGTTCGATGATCCAGAAGTACGCCGCGCACTGAACTACGCGGTCGATCGACAGGCGATCGCCGACGGGCTCTACGAAGGCTACTGCTCCCCCGGTATCCAGCCGTGGCCTGAGAGCAGCCCGGGCTACAGCGAGTCGATCGGCGACGGGTCGGACGCATTCCCGCACGATCCGCAGCAGGCGCAGGAGATCCTCACCGAAGCCGGTTACACCGAGCCGATCGAGATCCAGGCGGTCACCACGAACGTCACGCAGTACCAGAACCTGGCCGAAGCGCTGCAAGACCAAATCAAAGACGCCGGGTTCGAGATGACCATCGAACCCCTGCCGCCGACCCAGGTGGTGGAGAAGTTCGTCCTCAACCAGGAGGCGGACGGCAACGTCAACCCGTACACCGGACTCGGCGATCCGCACGGCGTACTCGCCCGCAATTACCTTCCCGGCGGCACGTATAGCTTCGGCGGACAGTTCGACGAGGCCACGACACAGAAAACCCTCGAGGCATCAGGGCCGGTCGATCCGGAGGAACGGCGTGCGATGTATGAGGAACTCATGCAGGGCATGATCGATACCCCGACGCACATGCTGTCCCTGTGCCAGGTGCACCTCGCCGCCGCATTCGGGCCTCAGGTATCGAACGTGGAACAGAGTTTCACCGGCGCGACCGACCTACGCGCAGTCGCGATCAGCAAGGAATAG